Within Alcaligenes sp. SDU_A2, the genomic segment CATCTGGAGCAGCGCCCAGGTCGAGGCCTGGCGTCATATTACCGAGGCGGTGCACGATAAGGGCGGGCGCATCGTACTGCAGCTCTGGCATGTGGGGCGCGTGTCCGATCCCGAGTTCCTGAATGGGCAAATGCCGGTCGCGCCCAGCGCCATTGCGTGCCAGGGCAAGGTCAGCCATGTCGAGCCCGAGCGTGCTTTTGTCGTGCCGCGTGCCTTGCATACCGAAGAAATCGCCGATGTCGTGGACGACTTTGCCGTGGCGGCGCAGAATGCGCTGAGCGCCGGTTTCGATGGCGTGGAAATCCATGCCGGCAATGGCTATCTGATCGATCAATTCCTGCACGACGGCTCCAATGTGCGTACGGATGCCTACGGTGGCTCAATCGAGAATCGTTCGCGGTTTTTGCTGGAAGTGGTCGATGCCTGTGTGGCCATCTGGGGGGCCGGACGGGTAGGCGTGCATCTGTCGCCGCGCGGTGGCTTGCACAGCATGAGCGACTCCGATCCGCAGCGCCTGTTTTCCTATGTGGCGCGCGAACTGGATCGGCGCGATATCGCCTTTATTTTTCTGCGCGAAAGCCCGGCTTCGGATAGTCTGTTGCCCATGATCAAATGCCAGTTCGACGGAGCCATTATTGCCAACGAGCACTTTGATTTGCCCACGGCACA encodes:
- a CDS encoding alkene reductase yields the protein MVSLFDPIKLGDIELRNRVIMAPMTRARASEGRMPNDLMRIYYCQRASAGLIVAEATSVSPQGVGYAHTPGIWSSAQVEAWRHITEAVHDKGGRIVLQLWHVGRVSDPEFLNGQMPVAPSAIACQGKVSHVEPERAFVVPRALHTEEIADVVDDFAVAAQNALSAGFDGVEIHAGNGYLIDQFLHDGSNVRTDAYGGSIENRSRFLLEVVDACVAIWGAGRVGVHLSPRGGLHSMSDSDPQRLFSYVARELDRRDIAFIFLRESPASDSLLPMIKCQFDGAIIANEHFDLPTAQTTLSKGMAHAVSFGKAFLANPDLPLRLQMRAPLNAWDSATFYTQGPKGYTDYPFLETAPECEQQSGVTLPSH